In Nostoc sp. CENA543, a single genomic region encodes these proteins:
- a CDS encoding RNA-guided endonuclease InsQ/TnpB family protein, whose amino-acid sequence MLVLEYKIKGTKSQYQSIDEAIRTTQFIRNKAIRYWMDAPKEALMNKVALNNYSTALRKEFKFVEELNSMACQSATERAWSAIDRFYGNCKSKVQGKKGYPRFQRDNRSVEYKTSGWSLHPTKRRITFTDKKGIGEVKLLGKWDIHTYPVKSIKRVRLVRKADGYYCQFAIKTEPLSESRIADGEIGLDVGLEYFYSDSDGYHEPNPRFLRKAETSIKHAQRQIYKKEKGKNKRRKARQKYARKHLKVSRQRSEHAKRIARNVCKVNALVVYEDLRVKNMVKNHCLAKSINDVSWGLFRRWLEYFAIKFQTKLVAVNPRMIPFHEKSDTDVNPKILATSKFFNCELRIANCEL is encoded by the coding sequence GTGCTGGTGTTAGAGTACAAAATCAAAGGTACAAAGTCGCAGTATCAATCTATAGACGAAGCTATTAGAACTACGCAGTTCATTAGAAATAAAGCTATTCGTTACTGGATGGATGCACCAAAAGAAGCGCTCATGAATAAAGTCGCTCTTAATAACTACTCAACAGCACTACGCAAAGAGTTTAAATTTGTAGAAGAACTTAACTCAATGGCTTGTCAATCTGCAACCGAAAGAGCATGGTCAGCTATTGATAGATTTTACGGTAATTGCAAATCTAAAGTTCAAGGCAAGAAAGGATATCCGCGTTTTCAGAGAGACAATCGTTCTGTTGAATATAAGACTTCTGGATGGTCACTACATCCCACTAAACGACGTATTACCTTCACTGATAAAAAAGGCATAGGTGAAGTTAAGTTACTCGGTAAGTGGGATATTCACACTTACCCAGTTAAGTCAATTAAGCGGGTTCGGTTAGTCAGAAAAGCAGATGGGTACTATTGTCAGTTTGCAATTAAAACTGAACCATTGAGTGAATCCAGAATTGCTGATGGTGAGATTGGTTTAGATGTTGGTTTGGAATATTTCTACTCTGATTCCGATGGATATCATGAACCCAATCCCAGGTTCTTAAGGAAAGCAGAAACATCAATTAAACACGCTCAACGTCAGATTTACAAAAAGGAGAAAGGTAAAAACAAACGACGAAAAGCTAGGCAGAAATATGCTCGGAAGCACTTAAAAGTAAGTAGACAACGGAGTGAACACGCTAAGAGAATAGCTCGTAACGTATGCAAGGTTAACGCCTTAGTCGTCTACGAAGATTTAAGGGTGAAGAACATGGTGAAAAATCACTGTCTTGCTAAATCAATTAATGATGTTAGCTGGGGCTTGTTCCGTCGTTGGTTAGAATATTTTGCAATCAAGTTTCAGACAAAACTTGTTGCTGTCAATCCTAGAATGATACCATTTCACGAAAAATCTGATACAGATGTAAACCCTAAAATCCTTGCTACATCTAAGTTTTTTAATTGCGAATTGCGAATTGCGAATTGCGAATTGTGA
- a CDS encoding PIN/TRAM domain-containing protein, with translation MLDAIIILSFILAAAGIGFYSTDLLPNGTLDRVTNLEALRLTVAVFAAIIGGAIGLSFQTTYRRLEAQVREMPLEVILTRAIGLVIGLLLANLMLAPLFLLPIPADFSFIKPLVAVVGSIILSVTGMNLADTHGRGLLRFINPNTVETMVVEGTLKPASTKVLDTSCIIDGRIETLLETGFLEGQIIVPQFVLQELQQVADASKDQKRVRGRRGLEILNRIKEAYPDRIIINQSDYDDIPTVDAKLVRFAQEINGTLLTNDYNLSKVASVQKVPVLNVNDLVNAVRPTYLPGDNLDLKILKEGKEPSQGIGYLDDGTMVVVEEGRNYVGGEVRVVVTSALQTTAGRMIFAKPQASAIA, from the coding sequence ATGCTTGATGCCATTATCATTCTCTCATTCATCTTGGCAGCAGCAGGCATCGGGTTCTACAGCACTGATCTACTCCCCAACGGGACTTTAGATCGCGTTACGAATCTCGAAGCCTTACGCCTTACTGTTGCAGTGTTCGCCGCTATCATTGGCGGTGCTATCGGGTTGAGTTTTCAAACGACCTACCGTCGTCTCGAAGCCCAAGTCCGAGAAATGCCTCTGGAAGTAATTCTAACGCGTGCCATTGGTTTAGTGATTGGGTTATTGTTAGCAAACTTAATGCTAGCCCCATTATTTTTATTACCGATTCCGGCAGACTTTAGTTTTATTAAACCACTGGTGGCAGTGGTTGGTAGTATTATCCTCTCCGTCACCGGCATGAATTTAGCCGATACTCACGGACGGGGTTTATTACGATTTATTAATCCTAACACCGTGGAAACAATGGTAGTGGAAGGGACACTCAAACCCGCCAGCACCAAAGTTTTAGACACGAGTTGTATTATCGATGGTCGGATTGAAACACTACTAGAAACCGGATTTCTAGAAGGACAAATCATCGTTCCTCAGTTTGTCTTACAGGAGTTGCAGCAAGTTGCTGACGCGAGTAAAGACCAAAAACGGGTGCGGGGAAGACGCGGACTAGAAATTTTAAACCGTATTAAGGAAGCATATCCAGATCGAATTATTATCAATCAATCTGATTATGACGATATTCCTACGGTAGATGCCAAATTAGTGCGTTTCGCCCAAGAAATCAACGGTACACTCCTCACCAACGACTACAACTTATCAAAAGTAGCCAGTGTGCAGAAAGTACCTGTATTGAACGTTAACGACCTCGTGAACGCAGTTCGCCCTACATATTTACCAGGGGATAACCTTGATTTGAAAATTCTCAAAGAAGGAAAAGAACCCAGCCAAGGAATTGGTTACTTAGACGACGGCACAATGGTTGTTGTTGAGGAAGGTAGAAATTATGTAGGTGGTGAAGTGCGGGTAGTAGTTACCAGCGCACTACAAACCACAGCCGGACGGATGATTTTTGCCAAACCCCAAGCGTCAGCAATAGCGTGA